A portion of the Simkania negevensis Z genome contains these proteins:
- a CDS encoding vWA domain-containing protein has translation MRKRPSSSQKRKPLLLTSLAASLTLHAGAVYFLLSHPFSFLSASSSTKHDQSLVQAIEPTFEAEVALKETLNRLILREVATQSSAQDSPHLELTKTKLKILTNFAYAPSVTAPTTPPPFHLETPTYTINDSDEFAQLKPNPFDQKKRINFSQPLETESGPLVASNEPQNEKTTPNAPQKIDKLPLAVPKTEKVVSELMPSEHEVKKGKPQKTQQIEKSNTLSQVASKTERPKQKSSPSFVPQAESITKKQFDRETLYYFYDEKLESSYTPKLQVSLPLKAPLFKTPISSPKKRFEPHTQQSIAFFQSITPLDLSPLQEDHILFDLIPLAEKVSKPGLPQTPLLPRVEGSQSPSAQLNFNHPQVSHQTELAQREINRPSAPINKSIGQTFPKKLPEVPEEKLAALSKMGNFRPEKEQINPPEPLEKSSFHRQQQLLIYQASFPFELAVDSVILTAPFLSPSKKPLIYTSSQVILPELGWSSQRTPEEAAITHITPKKEAIDPSCATYPNHALASQLRIPKYESSVARVLAPPSPFSPKYLVRTFDFRQAPLAFKSSDFSSIDLPEFTLSEDTRIALQQAEPKQEEVRPLKHDSTLALDLSGMDSKEKRLYNPEEVEELPLSPSHTVRPKQRLSKHSSALAIQKKPSMSEQPSLEKKAPASAIEPKEESIAFSFDSTPAKELATPSLPSFLMKQPSTAIFDVASTPFATLPHIAHAPPLKDLPKAQLSVSPSTIEKQIALHIPDHELPLTQKTVPTLKPQHEEPIAPPLPKRENVSLTISKPLNSKAPPLDLEGGEPAMKHDPLTLVKKEFPLEEPLAMPSLPYLSEKRVASSKVPFKPTKALSELPSVETFIALVPRSEAFPNTKQLLSKGPIPHREAQKDLQTSYTLTRKIKEVETEDISSQAKELIEKHYTETLAQNSSVNVAKPELKKPLTEADFHTINETHRFTQGYLSEIPATASLDTVSFQNDFETSVTYVKKPDGKGYNFALKIKPNEKLYFGSPEQNFIFIVDGSGTIKKHRYNTFKDAVVKSLSYMQDGDSFNILVADSQVAAMNDKPMIWSKEGIHKVRNYLQSRTYRGYFSNYDAFDLLTKASEYFDQTKENIVILITDGHSLETISKHKESLRALAENNKGLFSLFTACASQGNNIAMLDLISTFNNGEFMYSQTNAAFPRKLAVLVKHIESLIAKDIRIHVTSSASNLDIQFYPNQESYPSLYADQPYILYGSIDRLEDFELILQGRAGNSWINIKQKVSFRNAEEAGHKLKRNFALQQAYACYDYYLKKNDPFFLTEAERILSPHLVSPATR, from the coding sequence ATGAGAAAGCGTCCCTCCTCGTCTCAGAAAAGAAAGCCTCTCTTGCTTACTTCTTTAGCGGCTTCTTTAACTTTGCATGCGGGAGCTGTTTACTTCCTTTTGAGTCATCCCTTTTCCTTTCTCAGCGCCTCTTCTTCCACAAAACACGACCAATCTCTCGTTCAAGCCATTGAGCCAACATTTGAAGCCGAGGTTGCTCTTAAAGAAACACTGAACCGACTCATCTTACGTGAAGTGGCAACTCAATCTTCTGCTCAAGACAGTCCTCATCTTGAACTCACCAAGACAAAGCTCAAAATTCTCACCAACTTTGCTTATGCTCCAAGTGTCACCGCACCTACAACCCCACCTCCCTTCCATCTAGAAACCCCCACTTACACTATCAATGATAGTGATGAGTTTGCGCAACTCAAGCCCAATCCTTTTGACCAAAAAAAACGGATCAATTTTAGTCAGCCTTTAGAAACTGAGAGTGGACCGCTTGTTGCTTCTAACGAACCACAAAATGAAAAAACAACTCCAAATGCTCCCCAAAAAATTGACAAACTGCCTTTGGCAGTTCCAAAAACAGAAAAAGTCGTTTCTGAACTGATGCCTTCTGAACACGAAGTGAAAAAGGGCAAACCTCAAAAAACTCAGCAAATCGAAAAATCAAACACCCTTTCCCAAGTTGCTTCAAAAACAGAGAGGCCGAAGCAAAAATCCTCCCCTTCGTTTGTCCCTCAAGCTGAATCTATCACAAAAAAGCAGTTCGATCGCGAGACCCTATATTATTTTTACGATGAAAAGCTTGAAAGTTCTTACACTCCCAAGCTCCAAGTCTCTCTCCCATTAAAAGCGCCCCTTTTTAAAACTCCAATCTCTTCTCCAAAAAAGCGATTCGAGCCACATACCCAGCAAAGCATTGCCTTTTTTCAATCCATTACTCCACTTGACTTGAGCCCCCTTCAAGAAGATCACATTCTATTTGATCTAATCCCACTTGCTGAGAAAGTCTCAAAGCCAGGACTCCCTCAAACGCCCCTGCTCCCCAGAGTTGAAGGATCTCAATCACCCTCAGCACAACTTAATTTCAACCATCCCCAAGTTTCCCACCAAACAGAGCTCGCTCAACGGGAGATTAACCGCCCTTCAGCTCCCATAAATAAATCTATCGGCCAGACGTTTCCAAAAAAACTTCCTGAAGTTCCCGAAGAAAAATTGGCCGCTTTGTCAAAAATGGGCAATTTTCGCCCAGAAAAAGAGCAGATCAATCCGCCTGAACCCTTAGAAAAATCCTCTTTCCATAGACAGCAACAGCTTCTAATTTATCAAGCTTCTTTCCCGTTTGAGCTTGCTGTCGATTCAGTAATTTTAACCGCGCCTTTCTTATCTCCATCCAAAAAGCCCCTGATTTACACCTCTTCTCAAGTCATCCTCCCTGAATTAGGCTGGAGCTCACAAAGAACTCCCGAAGAAGCTGCTATCACACATATCACACCAAAAAAAGAAGCCATTGACCCATCATGTGCCACCTATCCCAACCATGCGCTTGCAAGTCAATTGCGAATTCCCAAGTATGAATCAAGCGTCGCTAGAGTCCTAGCTCCCCCATCCCCGTTTTCTCCAAAATATCTTGTGCGAACTTTCGATTTCCGCCAAGCCCCGCTTGCCTTCAAATCATCCGATTTCAGTTCCATCGACCTTCCTGAGTTCACCCTAAGTGAGGACACCCGAATCGCACTCCAACAAGCGGAGCCCAAACAAGAAGAGGTCAGACCACTCAAGCATGACTCGACTTTGGCACTCGATTTATCTGGAATGGACTCAAAAGAAAAGCGGCTTTACAATCCAGAAGAAGTCGAAGAGCTCCCCCTTTCTCCTTCTCATACCGTCCGCCCTAAACAAAGGCTTTCAAAACACTCATCAGCTCTAGCCATTCAAAAAAAGCCCTCAATGTCCGAACAACCTAGCTTAGAAAAAAAGGCTCCAGCAAGCGCTATTGAGCCCAAAGAAGAATCCATTGCTTTTTCATTCGATAGTACGCCTGCAAAAGAGCTTGCCACCCCCTCACTTCCCTCCTTTCTCATGAAACAGCCCTCAACAGCCATCTTTGATGTTGCTTCCACCCCTTTTGCAACACTACCACATATTGCCCATGCCCCACCACTCAAAGACCTCCCAAAAGCTCAATTGAGCGTCTCCCCGTCAACCATTGAAAAACAAATCGCCCTACACATCCCCGATCACGAACTCCCTCTTACACAAAAAACGGTTCCTACACTTAAGCCTCAACATGAGGAGCCCATTGCTCCTCCCCTTCCTAAAAGAGAAAACGTTTCATTAACGATTTCCAAACCTCTCAATTCAAAAGCACCTCCTCTCGATCTAGAGGGAGGAGAACCTGCAATGAAACATGATCCTCTCACACTTGTAAAAAAAGAGTTTCCTTTAGAAGAACCTCTTGCCATGCCTTCTCTTCCCTATCTCAGCGAAAAAAGAGTCGCATCGAGCAAAGTTCCCTTTAAACCCACCAAAGCCCTATCAGAACTCCCAAGTGTAGAAACTTTCATTGCACTTGTTCCTAGAAGTGAAGCCTTTCCTAACACCAAACAACTCCTTTCAAAAGGTCCCATTCCTCATCGCGAAGCTCAAAAAGATCTTCAAACAAGTTACACCCTAACTCGGAAAATCAAAGAAGTTGAAACAGAAGACATCTCATCTCAAGCAAAAGAACTCATTGAAAAACATTACACCGAAACACTTGCACAAAACAGCTCCGTGAATGTCGCCAAGCCCGAACTGAAAAAACCCCTGACTGAAGCAGACTTCCACACCATTAACGAAACACACCGCTTCACTCAAGGTTACCTGTCAGAAATCCCCGCAACAGCTAGCCTCGATACAGTTTCTTTCCAAAATGATTTTGAAACCTCTGTCACATACGTCAAAAAACCCGATGGCAAAGGGTACAACTTCGCCCTTAAAATCAAACCCAACGAAAAGCTCTATTTTGGCTCCCCAGAGCAAAACTTTATCTTTATCGTAGATGGATCAGGAACGATCAAAAAACACCGTTACAACACGTTTAAAGACGCTGTAGTAAAGTCTTTATCCTACATGCAAGATGGTGATAGCTTTAACATTCTTGTTGCAGATTCTCAAGTTGCAGCTATGAATGACAAACCGATGATTTGGAGCAAAGAGGGAATCCATAAAGTTCGTAATTATCTCCAATCGCGCACTTACCGGGGTTACTTCTCTAATTACGATGCCTTCGACCTCTTAACGAAAGCCTCTGAATACTTTGACCAAACCAAAGAAAACATCGTCATTCTCATTACTGATGGCCACTCGCTTGAAACAATTTCCAAACACAAAGAGTCACTACGAGCTCTTGCCGAAAATAACAAAGGACTCTTTTCCCTCTTCACTGCATGTGCCAGCCAAGGGAACAACATCGCCATGCTCGACCTCATCAGCACCTTTAATAATGGGGAGTTCATGTACTCCCAAACCAATGCAGCTTTCCCCCGCAAACTCGCCGTCTTAGTCAAACACATCGAAAGTCTTATTGCAAAAGACATTCGTATCCACGTCACCTCAAGCGCTTCCAATCTAGATATCCAGTTTTACCCCAACCAGGAAAGCTATCCCTCGCTCTACGCCGATCAACCCTACATCCTTTATGGCTCAATCGACAGACTAGAAGACTTTGAACTCATTTTGCAGGGACGTGCAGGCAATAGCTGGATCAACATCAAGCAAAAAGTCTCTTTCCGCAACGCCGAAGAAGCTGGACACAAACTCAAGCGCAACTTTGCCCTCCAACAAGCCTATGCCTGCTATGACTACTATCTCAAGAAAAACGATCCCTTCTTCCTCACTGAAGCCGAACGGATTCTTTCACCCCACTTAGTTTCTCCAGCAACAAGATGA
- the rsmD gene encoding 16S rRNA (guanine(966)-N(2))-methyltransferase RsmD, translating to MRIAGGKFKNHKLIAPKGNTTRPTLEKLRQTVFNICQHTIEDATFLDVFAGSGAMGLEALSRGASHATFLEKNRLALQAIYKNLVNLQLSDHATVFPGDALLSLKKLAQKNASFDLIYIDPPYGQKVPGSSQTLLDATLTLIDTSNLLSSNGILFLEEITAPTVILTNLTLEKERPIGDCHLYQYSHCKLKF from the coding sequence ATGAGAATCGCCGGCGGAAAATTTAAAAATCATAAACTGATCGCCCCAAAAGGAAACACTACACGTCCCACCTTGGAAAAACTCCGTCAAACCGTCTTCAACATCTGTCAACACACCATCGAAGATGCCACCTTTCTCGATGTCTTTGCCGGATCGGGGGCTATGGGCCTTGAAGCCCTGAGTCGCGGAGCTTCCCACGCCACCTTTCTCGAAAAAAACCGCCTTGCTCTCCAAGCCATTTACAAAAACCTCGTAAACCTACAACTTTCAGACCACGCCACCGTCTTCCCCGGCGACGCCCTACTCTCCCTCAAAAAACTCGCTCAAAAAAACGCCTCCTTTGACCTGATCTATATAGATCCCCCTTATGGTCAAAAAGTCCCAGGATCCTCCCAAACGCTCCTCGATGCCACCCTCACCCTGATCGATACCTCTAACCTCCTCTCTTCCAATGGGATCCTCTTTCTTGAGGAAATAACAGCACCTACAGTTATTCTCACCAACCTTACCCTAGAAAAGGAGCGCCCCATCGGCGACTGTCATCTATATCAATACTCACATTGTAAATTAAAATTTTAA